In Elephas maximus indicus isolate mEleMax1 chromosome 7, mEleMax1 primary haplotype, whole genome shotgun sequence, the following proteins share a genomic window:
- the LOC126079215 gene encoding olfactory receptor 52A1-like, translated as MLVSNITFFMPSVLTLVGIPGLESVQCWIGIPFFATYLIAVIGNSLLLTIIKSERSLHEPMYIFLGMLGATDIALATSIVPKMLGIFWFHMPDIYFDFCLLQMWLTHTFQGIESGILLAMALDRYVAICYPLRHAAIFTHQLVIQIGTVVTLRAAILVAPCLVLIKCRLKFYHTTIISHSYCEHMAVVKLAAENVQINRIYGLFVAFTVAGFDLMFIILSYIQIFTTVFRLPQEEARLKAFNTCIAHICVFLQFYLLAFFSFFTHRFGSHIPPYIHILCSNIYLLVPPFLNPLVYGVKTKQVRSHVIKMFSS; from the coding sequence atgctcgttTCCAATATCACATTCTTCATGCCCTCTGTGTTGACACTAGTAGGGATTCCAGGCCTAGAGTCTGTGCAGTGCTGGATTGGGATTCCATTCTTCGCTACATATCTCATTGCTGTGATTGGAAATTCGTTGCTTCTGACTATCATAAAATCAGAACGCAGCCTCCATGAGCCCATGTACATTTTCCTAGGCATGCTAGGAGCCACCGATATTGCTCTTGCTACCAGCATTGTGCCCAAGATGCTTGGAATCTTCTGGTTTCATATGCCAGATATCTATTTTGATTTCTGCTTGCTTCAAATGTGGCTTACCCACACATTTCAGGGCATCGAGTCAGGTATCCTGCTTGCAATGGCCTTGGACCGTTATGTTGCCATCTGTTATCCACTGAGGCATGCTGCCATCTTCACCCACCAGCTAGTCATCCAAATAGGTACTGTGGTTACACTCAGGGCTGCCATTCTTGTAGCACCATGCCTGGTACTGATAAAGTGCAGGCTTAAATTTTATCATACAACAATCATCTCCCACTCCTACTGTGAGCATATGGCTGTTGTGAAACTGGCTGCAGAAAATGTCCAGATCAACAGGATCTATGGTTTGTTTGTGGCCTTCACAGTAGCAGGGTTTGACCTTATGTTCATCATCTTGTCCTACATCCAGATATTTACCACAGTTTTCCGTTTGCCCCAGGAGGAGGCGAGGTTGAAAGCATTCAACACCTGCATCGCTCACATCtgtgtctttctccaattctacctccttgccttcttctccttcttcacaCACAGGTTTGGTTCTCATATCCCCCCTTACattcatatcctttgttccaATATTTATTTGCTGGTCCCTCCATTTCTCAATCCACTTGTCTATGGTGTAAAGACCAAACAGGTCCGCAGTCatgtgataaaaatgttcagttcTTAA